GAGCGCCGGCCGCGGGATTCCGCGGCGCCGCCATGCCGCGTCGAGGCTCGCCCAACGCTCCCATGTGATCTCGAGCAGCTCGTCGAGCGGCAGCGCACCGGTTCCGGCGCAGAGGTGCACGGACCGACGGTGCAGATCCTCATGAAACGCGAGGCGGGCGATCGCGTCCGCGACGTATGTCGTCGTCACCGCGTCGACGGCGGAGCCAGGCACGCCCGGCATCATGGCCGCGAGCCCGTTGCGATACAGTTGGAGCGCGCGATGCACGGCGTTGAACTGATTCACGACACCGCTCGCGTCGTCGCAGACGACCGTGCTGGACCGGAGGATCGTCCAATCGTCCGCGTGAACACGGACCAGCGCTTCGGCTTCGAACTTCGACCGTTCATACGCGTTCGCCCAGCCGGCGTCGTGGGTCGAATCGCCTTCACCGATCGCGCCGGTGCGCTTGCC
This DNA window, taken from Gemmatimonadaceae bacterium, encodes the following:
- a CDS encoding SDR family oxidoreductase; the protein is MNVPTPHSIFLTGATGLLGRGVLARLLAADPNTRVMALVRDADRWSAVSRSIPGIERVMPIGGDLRGEGLGLNAWARQQVRRSATAIIHLAADTKFSRPLDEARAVNTAGTMRVLELASECAARVRFAHVSTAFVAGKRTGAIGEGDSTHDAGWANAYERSKFEAEALVRVHADDWTILRSSTVVCDDASGVVNQFNAVHRALQLYRNGLAAMMPGVPGSAVDAVTTTYVADAIARLAFHEDLHRRSVHLCAGTGALPLDELLEITWERWASLDAAWRRRGIPRPAL